The Salinibaculum sp. SYNS191 genome has a window encoding:
- a CDS encoding globin-coupled sensor protein: MSEQQQQFGQGGLNDEVDDEQLDALVGLDEADVAWRKEFVGFDDGDAARIADLEERLQETAPDVADEFYERLTGVEETEAVIERSPKGVEELKRTQQAYWTSLADGAYGPDYFRTRARIGKLHDLLEMPARQYVGQYAFYFETVLSMVADRTEERVTETLQAAGVDKETIAEVGNELDGGAETALSLLKLMNLDMQVAMDTYIESREQELQAEMERRREIAADTQEAARDLQDFTSDVSKSAQRISDLAETESGNMEEIRAEMSNLSATVEEIAATTDQVETTSERALEAAAEGQQSATDAIDVLEDIDDSADEIETGVTRLQDRTEEIGEVVDVIDDIAEQTNMLALNASIEAARAGEAGEGFAVVADEVKSLAEESQDQADDIEALIDDVQAGIEETVDSVETAGERIDTGIDRVEDALQQLDEILGVVEEAANGVREVSAATDDQASSTEEVASMIDDAADRITEVSEEINEVATASEQQTAKVFKVTSDLKQLSEDH, from the coding sequence ATGAGTGAACAACAGCAGCAGTTCGGACAGGGTGGGCTCAACGACGAGGTCGACGACGAGCAACTGGACGCGCTCGTCGGCCTCGACGAGGCAGACGTCGCGTGGCGCAAGGAGTTCGTCGGCTTCGACGACGGGGACGCCGCCCGCATCGCCGACCTCGAAGAGCGCCTCCAGGAGACGGCACCGGACGTCGCCGACGAGTTTTACGAGCGCCTGACCGGCGTCGAGGAGACCGAAGCGGTCATCGAGCGCTCGCCGAAGGGCGTCGAGGAACTGAAGCGAACCCAGCAGGCCTACTGGACCTCGCTGGCCGACGGGGCGTACGGGCCGGACTACTTCCGGACCCGCGCCCGCATCGGGAAGCTCCACGACCTGCTGGAGATGCCCGCCAGACAGTACGTCGGCCAGTACGCGTTCTACTTCGAGACCGTCCTCTCGATGGTGGCCGACCGGACCGAGGAGCGCGTGACCGAGACCCTCCAGGCGGCCGGCGTCGACAAGGAGACCATCGCGGAAGTCGGCAACGAGCTAGACGGCGGCGCGGAGACGGCGCTGTCGCTTCTGAAGCTGATGAACCTCGACATGCAGGTGGCGATGGACACCTACATCGAGAGCCGCGAGCAGGAGCTCCAGGCGGAGATGGAGCGACGGCGGGAGATAGCCGCCGACACCCAGGAGGCCGCCCGCGACCTCCAGGACTTCACGAGCGACGTCTCGAAGAGCGCCCAGCGCATCAGCGACCTCGCCGAGACGGAGTCCGGGAACATGGAGGAGATACGCGCGGAGATGTCGAACCTGAGCGCCACGGTCGAGGAGATAGCGGCGACCACCGACCAGGTCGAGACGACGAGCGAGCGCGCCCTCGAAGCCGCGGCGGAGGGCCAGCAGTCCGCCACCGACGCCATCGACGTCCTGGAGGACATCGACGACTCCGCGGACGAGATAGAGACCGGCGTCACCCGGTTGCAGGACCGCACCGAGGAGATAGGCGAGGTGGTCGACGTCATCGACGACATCGCCGAGCAGACGAACATGCTGGCGCTGAACGCCTCCATCGAGGCCGCTCGCGCCGGCGAGGCGGGCGAGGGCTTCGCCGTCGTCGCCGACGAGGTCAAGTCCCTCGCGGAGGAGTCACAGGACCAGGCCGACGACATCGAGGCGCTCATCGACGACGTACAGGCCGGCATCGAGGAGACAGTCGACAGCGTCGAGACCGCCGGCGAGCGCATCGACACCGGCATCGACCGGGTGGAAGACGCCCTCCAGCAACTCGACGAGATTCTCGGGGTCGTCGAGGAGGCCGCAAACGGCGTCCGGGAGGTCTCCGCCGCGACCGACGACCAGGCCTCCTCCACCGAGGAGGTCGCCAGCATGATAGACGACGCCGCCGACCGCATCACCGAGGTCAGCGAGGAGATAAACGAGGTCGCGACCGCCAGCGAGCAACAGACCGCGAAGGTGTTCAAGGTCACCTCCGACCTCAAGCAACTCAGCGAGGACCACTGA
- a CDS encoding alpha/beta fold hydrolase, producing the protein MTVRARDPTPRVPGTEVSSHVASVEGTGLHYLTAGEGRPLLLLHGGIIDAADISWRDLIGPLAAEAEVHALDLPGYGHSDMPDGPLTLDRHVRLVGGFLDELDLDDPVVAGLSMGGGIAVGLGLEHPERVAAVVPVDAFGLGRDLPNGLLTWLLAKIQVTNNVSVALIARSRRFTEASLASLVHDPDCISDALVDRVMAEARQPHAGAAFRKFRAAEVTRRGYRTDYSDRVRELSVPAHFVHGSEDDMFPAEWARRAADRAGADVTILDDCGHLATVEKPDAIRSVVAEML; encoded by the coding sequence ATGACAGTCCGAGCGAGAGACCCGACGCCGAGGGTTCCAGGGACCGAGGTGTCGAGCCACGTCGCTTCCGTCGAGGGAACCGGCTTGCACTACCTCACGGCCGGCGAGGGGCGACCGCTGCTCTTGCTCCACGGCGGCATCATCGACGCGGCCGACATCTCCTGGCGCGACCTCATCGGCCCGCTGGCCGCGGAGGCAGAAGTTCACGCGCTCGACCTGCCGGGGTACGGCCACAGCGACATGCCCGATGGTCCCCTCACCCTGGACCGTCACGTCCGCCTGGTCGGCGGCTTCCTCGACGAACTCGACCTGGACGACCCCGTCGTCGCGGGTCTCTCGATGGGCGGTGGCATCGCCGTCGGCCTCGGGCTGGAGCACCCAGAGCGGGTCGCTGCCGTCGTCCCCGTCGACGCCTTCGGCCTCGGCCGCGACCTCCCCAACGGGCTGCTGACGTGGCTGCTCGCGAAGATTCAGGTCACGAACAACGTCTCCGTCGCGCTCATCGCCCGCAGTCGTCGGTTCACCGAGGCCTCGCTCGCCTCGCTCGTCCACGACCCCGACTGCATCTCCGACGCGCTGGTCGACCGCGTCATGGCGGAGGCGCGGCAGCCACACGCCGGCGCTGCCTTCCGGAAGTTCCGCGCCGCGGAGGTCACCCGCCGCGGCTACCGCACCGACTACTCCGACCGCGTCCGGGAGCTGTCGGTCCCGGCGCACTTCGTCCACGGCAGCGAGGACGACATGTTCCCCGCCGAGTGGGCCCGCCGCGCCGCCGACCGGGCGGGCGCGGATGTGACCATCCTCGACGACTGTGGCCACCTCGCGACCGTCGAGAAACCCGACGCGATTCGTTCGGTCGTCGCAGAAATGCTGTGA
- a CDS encoding MarC family protein, with protein sequence MAIPLDELAIFFVSLFTIFSPFARIGGIATISGVYPRAAQRRMAGQVSLNYTLVMLASVWFGPPLLTLLGLTVPGLTATGGIALLLTAGPMMMHGNQRDDVDYEADSGDGDWHRVITVPLTFPLSVGGATAAIAIAVSAQYPATRDRVLLSAIVVGMALVVGTTHYISPLIANRLRETGGMDILTRVSGIILSTIAVQLLFRGAVGLLTDLGVTLGV encoded by the coding sequence ATGGCAATACCGCTGGACGAACTCGCCATCTTCTTCGTGAGCCTGTTTACCATCTTCAGCCCCTTCGCACGAATCGGTGGCATCGCCACGATATCCGGCGTCTATCCGCGCGCCGCACAGCGACGGATGGCCGGACAGGTCAGCCTCAACTACACGCTCGTCATGCTCGCATCCGTCTGGTTCGGACCGCCGCTTTTGACCCTCCTGGGACTGACGGTGCCCGGACTGACTGCCACCGGGGGTATCGCCCTGCTCCTCACGGCGGGGCCCATGATGATGCATGGAAACCAGCGGGACGACGTGGACTACGAGGCGGACTCCGGGGACGGAGACTGGCATCGCGTCATCACCGTTCCGCTGACGTTTCCGCTCTCCGTCGGCGGCGCGACGGCCGCAATCGCCATCGCCGTCTCCGCGCAGTACCCCGCGACGAGGGACCGCGTGCTCCTCTCGGCAATCGTCGTCGGGATGGCCCTGGTCGTCGGGACGACGCACTACATCTCGCCGCTGATTGCCAACCGGCTCCGGGAGACCGGAGGGATGGACATCCTGACGCGGGTGTCGGGCATCATCCTCTCGACCATCGCCGTCCAGTTGCTCTTCAGAGGGGCGGTCGGCCTCTTGACCGACCTGGGCGTCACCCTGGGAGTGTGA
- a CDS encoding MarC family protein: MTTTLGEIDSVLVLDVFVLLLIGMGPKVALVPFLDVTAEMDDETRREVAERMIRTAVVVALVLVVFGSLLMRLLHFSRDSLFIAGGVVFFLLALRMIVSGQREEDHEETTSDRDPMETALYPLAVPYLLNPVGITLLVTFSGALDSLVMLAVLVVLVLLVGAFDWLVFTNVDRVAANLDESRLAVTETVFGVLLAALAVEFILDGLAGLDIIPHGVL, translated from the coding sequence ATGACGACGACTCTCGGCGAGATCGACAGTGTCCTCGTTCTCGACGTCTTCGTCCTGCTTCTGATAGGGATGGGACCGAAGGTAGCGCTGGTACCGTTTCTCGACGTGACCGCCGAGATGGACGACGAGACGCGGAGAGAGGTCGCAGAACGGATGATACGGACTGCCGTCGTCGTGGCGCTGGTGCTGGTGGTTTTCGGCTCACTGCTCATGCGGCTCCTGCATTTCTCCAGGGACTCGCTGTTCATCGCCGGCGGAGTCGTCTTCTTTCTCCTCGCGCTCCGGATGATTGTCTCCGGCCAGCGCGAGGAGGACCACGAGGAGACGACGAGCGACCGCGACCCGATGGAGACGGCACTGTACCCCCTGGCCGTCCCCTACCTGCTGAACCCCGTCGGAATCACGCTGCTCGTGACCTTCTCCGGCGCGCTCGACTCGCTGGTCATGCTGGCGGTGCTCGTCGTGCTGGTCCTGCTGGTCGGTGCCTTCGATTGGCTGGTCTTCACGAACGTGGACCGGGTCGCGGCCAATCTGGACGAGTCGCGCCTGGCCGTCACCGAAACGGTCTTCGGCGTGCTCCTGGCTGCCCTGGCAGTCGAGTTTATACTCGACGGGCTCGCCGGCCTCGACATCATCCCCCACGGGGTCCTCTAA
- a CDS encoding ester cyclase produces MSTSDTPRPTVAIACQGGGSHTVFTAGVLDRLLAEESVDYDIVGISGTSGGAICAFATWFGLARDGRDAGRETARDLLAQIWEDLKAEELFDAMVNAVGVGMVRAQGMGVPMPTFSPYDTPASDWGRDVLRTTLENAIDPDDLASVVGRTDPLPPRLDLGAVDVQRGTFRTFTERDVTYDAVLASASVPNIFQAAPVTQSDGTTRWYWDGLFSQNPPLGNLFGRTQDRLDHADELWIIQINPQRDDDIPTDIETIADRRNELGGNLSVNQELEFIRQLNEWEAKGALEDVYDPIEVKTINLEEALISSNGRLDYATKLDRAPRFLDRLWDHGTAQAERFLDTERDRRRVRQSVEATWAGKTQAETDEWILPGFEARFPTGLTQLRNYLQDEPAAEPGPLDIEALVAFSRQIREAFPDLTFDIEEMVVQPDAVATRWTATGTHSGTLLDIEPTGQEVTLSGIRIDHLRDGRIADMWLLIEQWSLLRQLEAAEVEMPISTMSRVSATPVVTQLSAPAENEELVRTLVEDVWNEGKRDPLARVLDEGTVLFLDDEDDRVGRDGYWTFVSRYRDAFPDLELTIEDVVSEGDKIALRLRWTGTHEGSVLGVDATGAEVEVDRMEIHHIDDGRIVETGIVEDTVGLLQQLGA; encoded by the coding sequence ATGTCCACGAGTGATACGCCCCGGCCGACCGTCGCAATCGCGTGTCAGGGCGGGGGCAGCCACACCGTGTTCACGGCCGGCGTCCTCGACCGGTTGCTCGCCGAGGAGTCGGTCGACTACGACATCGTCGGCATCAGCGGCACCTCGGGCGGCGCAATCTGTGCCTTCGCGACCTGGTTCGGCCTCGCGCGCGATGGCCGCGACGCGGGCCGCGAGACGGCCAGAGACCTCCTCGCACAGATCTGGGAGGACCTCAAGGCCGAGGAGCTGTTCGACGCGATGGTCAACGCCGTGGGCGTCGGGATGGTCCGCGCCCAGGGGATGGGCGTCCCGATGCCGACGTTCAGCCCGTACGACACCCCGGCCTCGGACTGGGGCCGGGACGTGCTGCGCACGACGCTCGAAAACGCCATCGACCCGGACGACCTCGCGTCGGTCGTCGGGAGAACCGACCCGCTGCCGCCCCGTCTCGACCTCGGGGCCGTGGACGTCCAGCGTGGCACCTTCCGGACCTTCACCGAGCGGGACGTGACCTACGACGCCGTCCTGGCTTCGGCGTCCGTGCCGAACATCTTCCAGGCTGCGCCCGTGACCCAGTCCGACGGGACGACCCGCTGGTACTGGGACGGCCTGTTCTCCCAGAACCCGCCCCTCGGAAATCTCTTCGGCCGGACGCAGGACCGTCTGGACCACGCCGACGAACTCTGGATTATCCAGATAAACCCGCAGCGCGACGACGACATCCCGACCGACATCGAGACCATCGCGGACAGACGCAACGAACTCGGCGGCAACCTCTCCGTGAACCAGGAACTGGAGTTCATCCGACAGCTGAATGAGTGGGAAGCCAAGGGTGCCCTCGAAGACGTCTACGACCCAATCGAGGTGAAGACGATAAACCTGGAGGAGGCGCTGATATCGTCGAACGGTCGCCTGGATTACGCGACGAAACTGGACCGTGCGCCCCGGTTTCTCGATCGGCTCTGGGACCACGGGACCGCCCAGGCCGAGCGGTTTCTCGACACCGAACGGGACCGGCGACGGGTCCGCCAGTCAGTCGAGGCGACCTGGGCGGGCAAGACGCAGGCCGAGACCGACGAGTGGATCCTGCCGGGCTTCGAGGCACGGTTCCCGACCGGACTCACGCAGCTCCGCAACTACCTCCAGGACGAACCGGCCGCCGAACCGGGACCGCTGGATATCGAGGCACTGGTGGCGTTCAGCAGGCAGATACGGGAGGCCTTCCCCGACCTGACGTTCGACATCGAGGAGATGGTCGTTCAGCCGGACGCGGTGGCGACGCGCTGGACGGCCACCGGAACCCACTCCGGCACGCTGCTGGACATCGAGCCGACCGGACAGGAGGTCACTCTCTCGGGTATCCGCATCGACCACCTCCGGGACGGGCGAATCGCCGACATGTGGCTCCTGATCGAACAGTGGAGTCTGCTCCGCCAGCTGGAGGCAGCCGAGGTCGAAATGCCGATTTCGACGATGAGTCGCGTGAGCGCGACGCCCGTCGTGACGCAACTGTCGGCCCCGGCCGAGAACGAGGAACTCGTCCGCACGCTGGTCGAAGACGTCTGGAACGAGGGCAAGCGAGACCCGCTAGCGCGCGTCCTCGACGAGGGTACCGTCCTGTTCCTCGACGACGAGGACGACCGCGTCGGCCGCGACGGCTACTGGACGTTCGTCTCCCGGTATCGGGACGCGTTCCCGGACCTGGAACTCACCATCGAGGACGTCGTCTCGGAGGGGGACAAGATTGCACTCCGGCTGCGGTGGACGGGCACGCACGAGGGGTCCGTGCTGGGCGTGGACGCGACCGGCGCTGAGGTCGAGGTGGACCGCATGGAGATTCACCACATCGACGACGGCCGCATCGTCGAGACGGGCATCGTCGAGGACACGGTGGGACTCCTCCAGCAACTCGGCGCGTAG
- the uvrB gene encoding excinuclease ABC subunit UvrB produces the protein MSDSGGPLSPDRPDVDHDFRVDAPFSPAGDQPEAIEQLVDGYRQGMEKQTLLGVTGSGKTNTVSWVMEELQKPTLVIAHNKTLAAQLYEEFRELFPDNAVEYFVSYYDYYQPEAYVEQTDTYIDKDASINDEIDRLRHSATRSLLTRDDVIVVASVSAIYGLGDPRNYVDMSLRLEQGEELDRDELLGRLVDLNYERNDVDFTQGTFRVRGDTVEIYPMYGRYALRVEFWGDEIDRIRKLDPLEGEVKSEEPAALIHPAEHYSIPEERLQRAMDEIRDLLQDRIRYFERAGDMVAAQRIEERTTFDLEMMEETGYCSGIENYSVHLSDRESGDAPYTLLDYFPDDFLTVVDESHQTLPQIRGQFEGDKSRKESLVENGFRLPTAFDNRPLTFEEFEEKTDQTLYVSATPADYEREASEQVVEQIVRPTYLVDPAVEVADVEGQVENLIDRLQSLPDDERALVTTLTKRMAEDLTEYLEEAGLDVAYMHDETDTLERHELIRSLRLGDLDCIVGINLLREGLDIPEVSLVAILDADQEGFLRSETMLVQTMGRAARNVNGTVVLYADEPSGAMESAIDETQRRRRIQQEYNEEHGHEPATIEKAVGETNLPGSKTDTGGAGSLDPDDDEEAARAVADLQERMQEAADNLEFELAADIRDRIRELREDHDLDGGDEGVPAPESEF, from the coding sequence ATGAGCGACAGCGGTGGCCCCCTCTCACCGGACCGTCCGGACGTCGACCACGACTTCCGCGTGGACGCACCGTTCTCTCCCGCCGGCGACCAGCCCGAAGCCATCGAGCAACTGGTCGACGGCTACCGCCAGGGCATGGAGAAACAGACCCTGCTCGGCGTCACGGGGTCGGGTAAGACCAACACCGTCTCCTGGGTCATGGAGGAGCTACAGAAGCCGACCCTCGTGATCGCCCACAACAAGACGCTGGCCGCACAACTCTACGAGGAGTTCCGGGAACTGTTCCCGGACAACGCCGTCGAATACTTCGTCTCCTACTACGACTACTACCAGCCAGAGGCCTACGTCGAGCAGACGGACACCTACATCGACAAGGACGCCTCCATCAACGACGAAATCGACCGCCTGCGCCACTCCGCGACGCGGTCGCTGCTCACGAGAGACGACGTCATCGTCGTCGCGAGCGTCTCGGCCATCTACGGGCTCGGTGACCCCCGGAACTACGTCGACATGAGCCTCCGTCTGGAGCAGGGCGAGGAGCTAGACCGGGACGAACTGCTGGGGCGTCTCGTGGACCTCAACTACGAGCGCAACGACGTGGACTTCACGCAGGGCACCTTCCGCGTGCGCGGGGACACCGTCGAAATCTATCCGATGTACGGCCGCTACGCGCTACGCGTGGAGTTCTGGGGCGACGAAATCGACCGCATCCGCAAACTCGACCCGCTGGAGGGCGAGGTCAAGAGCGAGGAACCCGCGGCGCTGATTCACCCGGCCGAGCACTACTCCATCCCCGAGGAGCGCCTGCAGCGGGCGATGGACGAGATTCGGGACCTCCTCCAGGACCGCATCCGCTACTTCGAGCGGGCGGGCGACATGGTGGCCGCCCAGCGCATCGAGGAGCGCACCACCTTCGACCTGGAGATGATGGAGGAGACGGGCTACTGCTCGGGCATCGAGAACTACTCGGTGCACCTCTCGGACCGCGAGAGCGGCGACGCGCCGTACACGCTGCTGGATTACTTCCCCGACGACTTCCTCACCGTCGTCGACGAGTCCCACCAGACGCTGCCACAGATTCGCGGCCAGTTCGAAGGGGACAAATCGCGCAAGGAGAGCCTGGTCGAGAACGGTTTTCGTCTCCCCACGGCGTTCGACAACCGCCCGCTGACCTTCGAGGAGTTCGAGGAGAAGACCGACCAGACGCTGTACGTCTCTGCGACCCCCGCCGACTACGAGCGCGAGGCGAGCGAGCAGGTCGTCGAGCAGATCGTCCGTCCCACCTACCTCGTCGACCCCGCGGTCGAGGTGGCCGACGTCGAGGGGCAGGTCGAGAACCTCATCGACCGCCTGCAATCGCTGCCCGACGACGAGCGCGCGCTCGTGACGACGCTCACCAAGCGCATGGCGGAAGACCTCACCGAGTACTTGGAGGAGGCGGGCCTGGACGTGGCCTACATGCACGACGAGACGGACACGCTGGAGCGACACGAACTCATCCGGTCGCTCCGTCTGGGCGACCTGGACTGCATCGTCGGCATCAACCTCCTCCGCGAGGGCCTGGACATCCCCGAGGTGTCGCTCGTGGCGATTCTCGACGCCGACCAGGAGGGCTTCCTGCGCTCGGAGACGATGCTCGTCCAGACGATGGGCCGCGCCGCCCGGAACGTCAACGGCACCGTCGTCCTCTACGCGGACGAACCCAGCGGGGCGATGGAGTCGGCCATCGACGAGACCCAGCGCCGCCGGCGCATCCAGCAGGAGTACAACGAGGAGCACGGCCACGAACCGGCGACCATCGAGAAGGCCGTCGGCGAGACGAACCTGCCCGGGAGCAAGACCGATACCGGCGGCGCGGGCAGCCTCGACCCCGACGACGACGAGGAGGCCGCCCGCGCCGTCGCGGACCTCCAGGAACGGATGCAGGAGGCCGCAGACAACCTGGAGTTCGAACTCGCCGCGGACATCCGCGACCGCATCCGCGAGTTGCGGGAGGACCACGACCTCGACGGCGGCGACGAGGGCGTCCCCGCCCCCGAAAGCGAGTTCTGA
- a CDS encoding cupin domain-containing protein, which translates to MHQQTEEIPAKVESPDANIQQLTDFGTLEGRGFDVARGTMSAGVDVTGLLEGLENDLCQCPHWGYIMDGAVHVRYSDGTEEIHKAGEAVYWPPGHTLFTEDESVEFVLFSPQDEHSHVLDHVVQKMSDMEE; encoded by the coding sequence ATGCACCAACAGACAGAAGAGATACCGGCGAAGGTCGAGTCACCAGACGCGAATATTCAACAACTGACCGACTTCGGAACGCTCGAGGGACGGGGGTTCGACGTCGCCCGTGGGACGATGTCTGCTGGCGTCGACGTCACGGGGCTGCTTGAAGGGCTGGAAAACGACCTGTGCCAATGTCCCCACTGGGGATACATCATGGACGGCGCGGTTCATGTCCGATACTCTGACGGGACCGAAGAAATACACAAGGCGGGTGAGGCCGTCTACTGGCCTCCCGGACACACGCTTTTCACGGAGGACGAGAGTGTCGAGTTCGTCCTGTTCAGTCCACAAGACGAGCATAGTCACGTCCTTGACCACGTCGTGCAGAAGATGAGCGACATGGAAGAATAA